Proteins from a single region of Esox lucius isolate fEsoLuc1 chromosome 13, fEsoLuc1.pri, whole genome shotgun sequence:
- the lhx2b gene encoding LIM/homeobox protein Lhx2b isoform X1 has protein sequence MHGLGFRLMEILGCRSEENTYNIIPSAATMLFHGLPGGDMHSVVEEMDRRGKSESAAISSAIDMGESETNMPCMNNDRVALCAGCGGKIADRYYLLAVDKQWHMRCLKCCECKLNLESELTCFSKDGSIYCKEDYYRRFSVQRCARCHLGISASEMVMRARDLVYHLNCFTCTSCNKMLTTGDHFGMKDSLVYCRLHFENLIQGEYQTHFNHADVASHKGLGPANALGLSYFNGVGSVQKGRPRKRKSPGPGADLAAYNAALSCNENDGDSMDRDSQYSSSQKTKRMRTSFKHHQLRTMKSYFAINHNPDAKDLKQLAQKTGLTKRVLQVWFQNARAKFRRNLLRQENTGVDKTSDGSTLQGGTPSGPASEISNASMSPSSTPTTLTDLTNPTMPTVTSVLTSVSGGMDVHECRSPSQTTLTSLF, from the exons ATGCACGGGTTAGGTTTTCGTCTTATGGAAATCTTGGGTTGCAGATCTGAGGAAAACACGTATAACATCATCCCCTCTGCGGCTACAATGCTTTTCCACGGCCTCCCTGGAGGCGACATGCACAGTGTTGTCGAAGAAATGGACCGGAGAGGGAAGAGCGAATCAGCAGCTATCAGTTCGGCCATAGATATGGGAGAATCTGAAACG AACATGCCGTGCATGAACAACGACAGGGTGGCTTTGTGCGCCGGTTGCGGCGGGAAGATCGCTGACCGCTACTACCTGCTTGCGGTGGACAAACAGTGGCACATGCGCTGTCTAAAGTGTTGCGAGTGTAAACTCAACCTGGAGTCGGAGCTCACCTGTTTCAGTAAAGACGGAAGCATCTATTGCAAGGAAGATTATTACAG AAGGTTTTCGGTCCAGAGGTGCGCCCGGTGTCACCTTGGGATCTCGGCCTCAGAGATGGTGATGCGAGCTCGGGACTTGGTGTACCACTTGAACTGTTTCACCTGCACATCCTGCAACAAGATGCTAACGACTGGGGACCACTTTGGCATGAAAGACAGTCTTGTGTACTGTCGACTGCACTTTGAAAATCTCATACAGGGGGAATATCAGACACATTTCAATCATGCGGATGTAGCCTCTCACAAAGGACTGGGACCTGCCAACGCATTGGGACTATCCTACTTCAACGGCGTGGGGAGCGTGCAGAAAGGGCGGCCCAGGAAAAGGAAAAGTCCAGGGCCAGGAGCAGACTTAGCAGCCTACAACGCAG CGCTCAGCTGTAATGAGAACGATGGAGACTCTATGGACAGGGACTCTCAGTACAGCTCCAGTCAGAAAACCAAACGCATGAGGACCTCGTTCAAGCACCACCAGCTGAGGACCATGAAGTCCTACTTTGCCATCAACCACAACCCAGATGCCAAGGATCTGAAGCAGCTGGCCCAGAAGACTGGCCTCACCAAACGTGTATTAcaa GTCTGGTTCCAGAACGCTCGGGCCAAGTTCCGGCGAAACCTGTTGAGACAGGAGAACACGGGTGTGGACAAGACATCCGACGGGTCCACCCTGCAGGGGGGCACCCCCTCCGGCCCCGCATCAGAGATCTCCAACGCCTCCATGAGCCCCTCCAGCACCCCCACCACCTTGACGGACCTGACCAACCCCACTATGCCCACCGTCACCTCCGTGTTAACCTCTGTGTCTGGCGGCATGGATGTCCATGAGTGCAGGAGCCCCTCGCAGACCACCCTGACCAGCCTCTTTTGA
- the lhx2b gene encoding LIM/homeobox protein Lhx2b isoform X3 — MLFHGLPGGDMHSVVEEMDRRGKSESAAISSAIDMGESETNMPCMNNDRVALCAGCGGKIADRYYLLAVDKQWHMRCLKCCECKLNLESELTCFSKDGSIYCKEDYYRRFSVQRCARCHLGISASEMVMRARDLVYHLNCFTCTSCNKMLTTGDHFGMKDSLVYCRLHFENLIQGEYQTHFNHADVASHKGLGPANALGLSYFNGVGSVQKGRPRKRKSPGPGADLAAYNAALSCNENDGDSMDRDSQYSSSQKTKRMRTSFKHHQLRTMKSYFAINHNPDAKDLKQLAQKTGLTKRVLQVWFQNARAKFRRNLLRQENTGVDKTSDGSTLQGGTPSGPASEISNASMSPSSTPTTLTDLTNPTMPTVTSVLTSVSGGMDVHECRSPSQTTLTSLF; from the exons ATGCTTTTCCACGGCCTCCCTGGAGGCGACATGCACAGTGTTGTCGAAGAAATGGACCGGAGAGGGAAGAGCGAATCAGCAGCTATCAGTTCGGCCATAGATATGGGAGAATCTGAAACG AACATGCCGTGCATGAACAACGACAGGGTGGCTTTGTGCGCCGGTTGCGGCGGGAAGATCGCTGACCGCTACTACCTGCTTGCGGTGGACAAACAGTGGCACATGCGCTGTCTAAAGTGTTGCGAGTGTAAACTCAACCTGGAGTCGGAGCTCACCTGTTTCAGTAAAGACGGAAGCATCTATTGCAAGGAAGATTATTACAG AAGGTTTTCGGTCCAGAGGTGCGCCCGGTGTCACCTTGGGATCTCGGCCTCAGAGATGGTGATGCGAGCTCGGGACTTGGTGTACCACTTGAACTGTTTCACCTGCACATCCTGCAACAAGATGCTAACGACTGGGGACCACTTTGGCATGAAAGACAGTCTTGTGTACTGTCGACTGCACTTTGAAAATCTCATACAGGGGGAATATCAGACACATTTCAATCATGCGGATGTAGCCTCTCACAAAGGACTGGGACCTGCCAACGCATTGGGACTATCCTACTTCAACGGCGTGGGGAGCGTGCAGAAAGGGCGGCCCAGGAAAAGGAAAAGTCCAGGGCCAGGAGCAGACTTAGCAGCCTACAACGCAG CGCTCAGCTGTAATGAGAACGATGGAGACTCTATGGACAGGGACTCTCAGTACAGCTCCAGTCAGAAAACCAAACGCATGAGGACCTCGTTCAAGCACCACCAGCTGAGGACCATGAAGTCCTACTTTGCCATCAACCACAACCCAGATGCCAAGGATCTGAAGCAGCTGGCCCAGAAGACTGGCCTCACCAAACGTGTATTAcaa GTCTGGTTCCAGAACGCTCGGGCCAAGTTCCGGCGAAACCTGTTGAGACAGGAGAACACGGGTGTGGACAAGACATCCGACGGGTCCACCCTGCAGGGGGGCACCCCCTCCGGCCCCGCATCAGAGATCTCCAACGCCTCCATGAGCCCCTCCAGCACCCCCACCACCTTGACGGACCTGACCAACCCCACTATGCCCACCGTCACCTCCGTGTTAACCTCTGTGTCTGGCGGCATGGATGTCCATGAGTGCAGGAGCCCCTCGCAGACCACCCTGACCAGCCTCTTTTGA
- the lhx2b gene encoding LIM/homeobox protein Lhx2b isoform X2 → MHGLGFRLMEILGCRSEENTYNIIPSAATMLFHGLPGGDMHSVVEEMDRRGKSESAAISSAIDMGESETNMPCMNNDRVALCAGCGGKIADRYYLLAVDKQWHMRCLKCCECKLNLESELTCFSKDGSIYCKEDYYRFSVQRCARCHLGISASEMVMRARDLVYHLNCFTCTSCNKMLTTGDHFGMKDSLVYCRLHFENLIQGEYQTHFNHADVASHKGLGPANALGLSYFNGVGSVQKGRPRKRKSPGPGADLAAYNAALSCNENDGDSMDRDSQYSSSQKTKRMRTSFKHHQLRTMKSYFAINHNPDAKDLKQLAQKTGLTKRVLQVWFQNARAKFRRNLLRQENTGVDKTSDGSTLQGGTPSGPASEISNASMSPSSTPTTLTDLTNPTMPTVTSVLTSVSGGMDVHECRSPSQTTLTSLF, encoded by the exons ATGCACGGGTTAGGTTTTCGTCTTATGGAAATCTTGGGTTGCAGATCTGAGGAAAACACGTATAACATCATCCCCTCTGCGGCTACAATGCTTTTCCACGGCCTCCCTGGAGGCGACATGCACAGTGTTGTCGAAGAAATGGACCGGAGAGGGAAGAGCGAATCAGCAGCTATCAGTTCGGCCATAGATATGGGAGAATCTGAAACG AACATGCCGTGCATGAACAACGACAGGGTGGCTTTGTGCGCCGGTTGCGGCGGGAAGATCGCTGACCGCTACTACCTGCTTGCGGTGGACAAACAGTGGCACATGCGCTGTCTAAAGTGTTGCGAGTGTAAACTCAACCTGGAGTCGGAGCTCACCTGTTTCAGTAAAGACGGAAGCATCTATTGCAAGGAAGATTATTACAG GTTTTCGGTCCAGAGGTGCGCCCGGTGTCACCTTGGGATCTCGGCCTCAGAGATGGTGATGCGAGCTCGGGACTTGGTGTACCACTTGAACTGTTTCACCTGCACATCCTGCAACAAGATGCTAACGACTGGGGACCACTTTGGCATGAAAGACAGTCTTGTGTACTGTCGACTGCACTTTGAAAATCTCATACAGGGGGAATATCAGACACATTTCAATCATGCGGATGTAGCCTCTCACAAAGGACTGGGACCTGCCAACGCATTGGGACTATCCTACTTCAACGGCGTGGGGAGCGTGCAGAAAGGGCGGCCCAGGAAAAGGAAAAGTCCAGGGCCAGGAGCAGACTTAGCAGCCTACAACGCAG CGCTCAGCTGTAATGAGAACGATGGAGACTCTATGGACAGGGACTCTCAGTACAGCTCCAGTCAGAAAACCAAACGCATGAGGACCTCGTTCAAGCACCACCAGCTGAGGACCATGAAGTCCTACTTTGCCATCAACCACAACCCAGATGCCAAGGATCTGAAGCAGCTGGCCCAGAAGACTGGCCTCACCAAACGTGTATTAcaa GTCTGGTTCCAGAACGCTCGGGCCAAGTTCCGGCGAAACCTGTTGAGACAGGAGAACACGGGTGTGGACAAGACATCCGACGGGTCCACCCTGCAGGGGGGCACCCCCTCCGGCCCCGCATCAGAGATCTCCAACGCCTCCATGAGCCCCTCCAGCACCCCCACCACCTTGACGGACCTGACCAACCCCACTATGCCCACCGTCACCTCCGTGTTAACCTCTGTGTCTGGCGGCATGGATGTCCATGAGTGCAGGAGCCCCTCGCAGACCACCCTGACCAGCCTCTTTTGA